The segment TCTACATCCAGAACAACCCGTGGCTGGCTGGAACTATACCCTGGCAGTTCATAGCGACCCTTCCGTACGTCGTGACCCTGATAGTGGTCGCGGGCATCATCGGCAAGGCAAGGCCGCCGAAGTGGGACGGAAGGCCATACAAGAGGGAGTGACTCATTTTTTTCTCTGCTTTTTATTTGCCTCCACGATGGCAAAATACGGCCACAATGGGGAAAAGAAGGGCGATCATTTCTTGAGTATGACCCCCAGGGCGACGCCAAGGACGATGCCGACGACCAGGGAGAGCGCCACGTACCTTTCCACGTCGTCCCTCTGGACCGGCAGGATTTCTCCCGGCCTGCCGCCGAGGGCCTTAACCACCGCCGCGCTGTTCTCAATTAGAACCTCCGTGTAGGGCCTGTCGCTCCAGAAGACCGTTATCTCGGCGAAGGGCTTTCCGCTCTTGGCGGCGAGCTCCTTCGCCGCGTCCTTCATCTGGTCGGGGCTGTCGAGGGCGTAGACGATGATGTCTGCTTTCCTCGCTGTTGGAACCAGGTCGTCCACCCCGATTGCGGGCACTTCCTCCTCGGGCTTTATCGACGCTACCGCCTTTATCCCGAGCCACTCAATCGCGTACTGGTCTGAGGGCATCTGAATTACAGCGGTGTGATTCTTGCCCGCGAGGGCTTGGTATGCTTCGACAATGGCATTTACCCTTTCTTCAAAGCTCCTGTATTCTGACTCATAGACGTCTGAGTGTACCGGATCAACGCTTTCAAGAGCCTTTTCCGTCGCCTTAGCCACGGCCAGCGCGTTGGTGGGATCGAGCCATATCCCGTGGGGGTTGTCCTTATCGTTGTACCAGTGTTCGGGGAGATAGCGGAAGCCCTCGCGCTTGTAGTCATCGAGGAAAAGCGCCTCCCCAGTTATTGTTCCCTCCTCCTTCAGCTCGGCTATCTTCTTCTCCACGGGCAGGTGGCCGCCGGTGGTTACTATCACGTCGGCTTTCCTCAGGAGTTCGATCTGGCTCGCGGTCAGCTGGTACTCGTGGGGATCCGCGCCGGGGGGAATTATGTAAACCACATCCACGGAGTCCCCGAAGGCGTCCTGAACTATTGAGGCAATCGGGGCTATGCTGGTAACTATGAGGGGTTTTCCTGACGAGGCTCCGGCGAAGGGGATGAGCCCGGCCGCCGCGGTTAGTAAGATGAGTGTGATAATCAATCCTCTCGCCCTCATTTTCGGTCACCCGAATTCCCTATCTTCCGGTTGGGCTTTAAAAGCTGTCGGAAGCTTTAAATATCCTCCGCCGAAATACCACCGGGTGTCGTGATGAAGCGACTGTGGGCTTTAATAATCCTCACGCTCTTCATCGGAGCGGCCGCGCCGCAGGTGACTGGCTACAATGTGACCGAACGGGTGGGCGTCGAGATAAGCCCCAACTCGGAGCTGCTGAGCGTGGTCTACTACCTCGCCTTTGGCCGGAGCGATCCCTTCGTCATAAACCGCGACGGCTACCTCGATGAAGTTGATTCGTACTTCGCCTCTTACAGGAACCACCGCGCGGTTCAGATGCTGCGGGAGCACCTTGAAAACACCTCTTCCATCTCGGAGAGGGACCTTAGGCTGTACTACACCGAATACTACCTCCTTCTCTGCACGGAACCGCCTGAGCTCCAGCCCTGGGGAAACATCGGCGACCCCTGGACACTCGACTTCATCGAGGCTTTGAGAGACTTCGCCAGGGAGAGCGACTTCATGACCTTTTACAGAACCCACCAGGATTACTACTGGGAGGACCTCGGGATATACGAGAACGCCCTCTCGCTTCTCCCGATGGATGAATTCATGGGCCGCTACACCGACGTTTCCAACGTTCGCTTCGAGTTCCTGCACCCGTTCCTGGTGGCAATACACGGCCACAGCTTCAACCCAGTCAGGGACGGCGTCCAGATATACGGGGCCGGGGGAATGGTGCCGCTCGTGAGGCGCGACCCCCAGAGGACGGCCTGGAGCTACAAGACGGCGAGGGACACGATGTTCGGCCTGCCCCTTAACATGGACTACGTGAACAACACGGGCCTCGACGAGCTTATCTACCTGGGCTTCGTCTACCACGAGCTTGGCCACGACATTACCCTGCCCGGCCTCTACGCCAACTACGGCGACGCCTACGCGCTGGCCTACCTGGAGGAGGCCATAGAGGGGGACATGCCCTACCTCGCGCGCTACGACATTCACTTCTGGGACAGGACGGGCATGATATACGAGGGCTTCGCCGACGGCTGGCTGGACTTCGCGCTCTCCAACGTGGACCCCGACTACGCGGCTCTGGCGGTGTGGCTCCAGAGGGCCTGGGGCGAGTTCTGGATAGACGAGGTGCTCCAGCTCTACGGCAAGTACGCGGCAATGAGCGTCCAGAACTCCGTTCCCCTTGACGACTACGTGGACGAGATGCTCGTGGATCTGAGAACCCTGATTCCCCCTGAGAATGCCGGGAAGCTCTACAGCGAGCGCGTCCCGGTGACCCCGCTGAGGGCCTTCGACAGGGGTGCGGTGGAAGGTAGGGTGGTGGTAGTTTACGGAACCCAGAACCCCGACCCCTCGGGGGTCGAGAGGGACAGGGAGACGGCCGAGGCCATAGCAGAGAACCTCAGGGTCTTTTACTCCCAGTGGGACGGGACGGTGGAGGTTTCGGTCAAGGCGGACGTGAACGTCACCGACGAGGACATGGGATTGAACCTGGTGCTGGTCGGAGGGCCTTACTCAAACTCGCTCGTCGATGAGCTGGACGAGGGCTTTCCGCTTCGCTTTGTGCCCGTGGGAGACGACCACTGGGTTCTCGAGAGGAACCCCGACTGGGAGGTCTACTCCTACGTTCTAACCAGTAATGAGGAAGACCCCGTTATCACGGGAGAACTCGGCAACATCACGGGAACCGCCGTGATAATGGCCGTGAGGAACCCTTACAACCAGGGAAACTACATCGTCTGGGTGGCTGGGGAGAACAGGAACCTGACGGCCCTCTTCCAGAACCCGACGTACTACCTCAGCAGCTACGAAATATGGAGTGAAAAGGGAATAGAAATGGGGTTCTACGTTCAGCCTGAGGCTTCAGGAACCTCGTGATTCTCTCCCTTCTTCCCGTTTCCGTTGCTCCTGATGTGGGGCTTTCCGATAGCTATTGTGAAGCCCTTGAAGCTGTCGTCCTTCCTGTTGAACTCTATCGCCAGCGGAAGACCGTTGTCCTCGTTGAAGACGATCCTCACGATGCGGGCGCGGGAGTGGTCGTTGAGGTAGTCCTCTTTGAGACCGTCGTAGTTCTCGAGCACCTCGTCTATGCTCTCGCTGTGCATTTCATAGATTTCCCTGGCGTAAACGCTGTGGTTCCTGATTTCCTGAACCTTCTTTTCCCGGTCCAATCTATCACACCCTCAGGCTTTGCGCCAGGCTCCCTCGCGGAACTTAAAAACTTTCCTGCGCTCCGCCATTCTGAGGGCTTCCTCAAGCTTGCCCTTCGGGACTTCCATCCCGTGGAGCTCCTTGAACAGGTCGATGATTTCATCGGTGGTTAAGGCTTCCTTCTCCTCAAGGAGGTTGCCAACGAGGTTAATCATGTCCTCAACGAAGTTCCACGGGAAGACTATCCACGCCCAATCGATCTCCTCGCCGTAGTAGTCAGGCTTGAAGCGCGAACCCCTGATGGTGAGGAGCGTGGCGACCCTTATCTCGGCCGGCCCCTTGCCCTCGATGTAGTTCTTGGCGAGCGTCAGGCTCTCACCCGTGTCGCTGATGTCGTCGACGATGAGAACCTTCTTGCCGCTCAGGTCGTAGCTGGTGCCGTACTTGAGCTTGGCCTTGCCGTCGGGGGTTGCGGTAACGCCCCAGTGTTCGACCTTAAGGCTGACGAGGTCTTTGACGCCGAGGTAGTCGCAGTAGAGCCTCGCTGCAACCCAGCCTCCTCTGGCGAGTCCGACTATAACATCCGGTCTCCATCCGTCCTCCAGAATCTTCCAGGCACCTTCCTTTGCCCACCTTTCTATGTCGTCCCAAGAAGCGAGATAAGCCGGAAACTTCTTCATTGGATTTCCCTTAATTGAGCGGAGGGAAGGGTGTATTTAAGTGTTTTGCTCTGGGGCCTTGATTGAAAGATGACAAAAATGTGGGAAATTAGACTTTAACCCTCTTCCAAACCGTTCCCTGCGGGGTGTCCTCGAGCTGAATGCCCATCTCCCTGAGCTCTGCCCTTATTCTGTCGGCCAAAGCAAAGTTGCGCTCCTTCCTGAGCTGGGCGCGGACGTCAATGAGGAGCTGGATAAGGGCCTCCTCCTCGCCCGCCCTCTGCTGCCTGAAGTAGTCCTCGAAGATGCCGAAGACCTCGCTTACAATCCTGAAGAACTCCAGCGCCTTGCGGAGGATGCTCTCCTTCGGCTTTTCAACCTTCGTTAGATACCTGTTGACCGCGTTGCTCGCCTCGAACACCGCCTTTAAAGCTTCGGCAGTGTTGAAGTCGTCGTCCATGGCGCTGTAGAACTTCTCCCTCGCGTTTCTTATCGCCTCGTAGGCCTCGAACTCTTCCTGGCCCCACTTGAATGCTATATCGGCCCGCTCCATGGCCACGCGGATGTTCTCGAGGGTGTTGTAGAGCCTCTCAAGGTTGTTCTTGGCGTGCTCCATGCCCTCCTCAGTGTAGTCGAGCGGTGAGCGGTAGTGCCTCTGGAGGATGAAGAGCCTTATAACCTCTGGGTCGTAGCGCTCCAGCATTTCTCTGATAGTCACGAAGTTGCCGAGGCTCTTGCTCATCTTCTCCCCGTTCACCATCAGGAAGCCGGTGTGGAGCCAATACTTGACCCACTCGTGCCCTGTGCAGGCTTCGGTCTGGGCTATCTCGTTCTCGTGGTGCGGGAAGATTAGATCGTTGCCGCCGCCGTGGATGTCAAAGCTCTCGCCGAGGTACTTGGTGCTCATCGTGGAGCACTCGATATGCCAGCCCGGCCTTCCCTCCCCCCAGGGGCTTTCCCATTTGGGCTCTCCGGGCTTCGCCTTCTTCCAGAGGGCGAAGTCCTCGGGATTCTTCTTGCCCTCGCCGGGCTCGACGCGTGCTCCCTTCCTGAGCTCCTCGAGCTTTATCCCGCTCAGCTTTCCGTAGTCCTTAAACCTCTGAACCTCAAAGTACACGCCGTCGCTTCCCTCGTAGGCGTAGCCCTTCTCCTGGAGCTTCCTCACGAACTCTATAATGTCGTCCATGTGCTCTGTGACGCGCGGATAGACGTCGGCGGGCTTGACCTTCAGGGCCTTCATGTCCTCAAGGAAGAGGCGGAGGAACCTCTCGGCAAGCTCCCTCGGATCCTCGCCGGTTTCATTCGCCCTGCGGATGATTTTATCGTCGATGTCGGTGAAGTTCATAACCATGAGAACGCTGTAGCCGCGGTGCTCAAGGTATCTCCGGATAACGTCGAAGGCCACGTAGGTTCTGGCGTGGCCGAGGTGAGTGTAATCGTAAACCGTTGGCCCACAGACGTACATCCTGACCTCCCCGTCTCTCAAAGGCCTGAACTCCTCCTTCTGCTTTGTCAGGGTGTTGTACACTCTTATGGCCATCTTCTCACCACCGGGGGAACTTCGCGAAGCCCTTTTATTAGGTTATCGCCTTCATTATGGCCAGATTTGTGTACGCGGCCCGCTCTTTTTTGGAAGTCGGGAGGTGTGTGTGCACAGCCACCGGCAAAAGCTTAAAAAGTAACCCTTTCAATCCGGGGTAGAGCAGGAAAAAGGAGGTTACGATGATGAAGGTTCAGAAGGGAGACGTCATAAGGCTTCACTACACCGGAAAGGTCAAGGAGACCGGCGAGGTCTTTGACACCACCTACGAGGAGGTTGCCAAGGAAGCCGGAATCTACAACGAGAACGGTATTTACGGCCCGGTTCCGATAGCCGTCGGCGCCGGTCACGTTCTCAGCGGCCTCGACGAGCAGCTTGAGGGCCTCGAGGTCGGAAAGAAGTATGAGATAATAGTTCCGCCCGAGAAGGGCTTTGGAAAGCGCGACCCCAAGCTCATCAAGACCTTCACCCTCGGCCAGTTCAGGAGGCAGGGCATCTACCCGTTCCCGGGAATGCCCATTGAGATCGAGACCGAGGGCGGCAGGAAGCTCAAGGGCCGCGTCCTCACCGTCAGCGGTGGCCGCGTGAGGGTTGATTTCAACCACCCCTACGCCGGCAAGCACCTCATCTACGAGGCAGAGGTTGTTGAGAAGATTGAGGATCCGATAGAGAAGGTCAAGGCCCTGATAGAGCTCCGCATGCCCCGGGTGGACACCGGAAAGGTCATCATCGAGGTTGGCGAGAAGGACGTTACCGTGGACTTCAGCAACGCTGGGCTTGACAGGAACACCCTTGTCCTCGGAGAGATACTCCTTGAGAGCGACCTCAAGTTCATCGGCTACGAGGAGGTCAACTTCAAGCCGGGCGTTGACGAGCTCCTCAAGCCGCCCGAGGAGAAGAGCGAGGAAGTTGTGGAGCTCGAGGAAGAGGTCAGCGAGCCCCTCGTTGAGAAGACCGAGGAGGGCGAGACCAAGGTCGAGGAAAAGGAGGTAGCGGAGGCCGAGGAACCCTCCAGTGAAAAGGCCGAGGAGACCGAGGCGGCCGAGAAGAAGGAAGAGACCGAGAAGAAGACCAAAAAGAAGACCACCCGGAAGAGCACCTCCAGAAAGAGCACCAAGGGCAGGAAGACCAGGAGAACGACGACCAAGAAGACCACCAGCAAGAAGAAGACCAAGGCGGCCGAGGAGAAGAAGGGCGAGTCCACGGCCGAGGACTCGGAGTGAGGTTTTTAATCCCTTCTTTTTATATCTATTCTGGTGTGGTGCATGGTCAGCGAGGAGAGGCTTAGGATACTGCTGGAAGACCTCGGCTCAAAATTCGTTAAAGATGACGTTCCAAAGATTCGGAGTGCGTTGCTGGCCCTTCGTAAGGTGAGTGAAATCCCGGTCTCCCGTCTCAACCCTTCGACGGGGTATCATCCGGTGGTGATTTTCAAGAGGAGATTCGGAAGGATTCAAAAGGAGGTTCCCGTCTCCATCGTGGACCTGAAGGTTCTCAACAGATACAACATGCCCGGATGGCGGAGGGAGATTGAATTTTGGCTTGATAATGATGTGGCCCTTCAGGACAGCATCATGGGAATAGAGGCCCTCATGATAGGCGACCCCAGACAGCTGAACAGGCTGGGCGATGTCCTTCGTCGGATTCTTCAGCAGATGAACTACCGTCCGCGGAGGCTGATTCTCTTCTACAGCACAATCTACATGGACTTTGGAGCGGACAGGTACATTCAGATGGGCCTCCGCGGGGGAGACATGGAGCTGACGCTGATAAATATGAAATTAAGCGAGGCATCCAGCTACCTCGGAAGGGCCATAACAGGTATAGACTCCTCGTTCGGCAACAAGAACATGGAGTTCTATAAGCTGCTTTTTGCATACGCGACTGAAACACGGAGCTCTTTTGACTGGTTTTTCCACAGATACATATACCCCCGGCTAAATCCGGAGCAGAAGGAGTTCTTTGAGGAGATGCAGGACTACAGGAACTTCCTCACCCTCCTCTACTCCTACATGAACCGTCTCAACAAGGACCGGATTGGAACGGAGGTTGGCATAAGGGTCATCAGAAGGGCCAATCCAAAGAGACCGCTTGAAATAGGCATAGTGTTCACGAACCGGGGCATAGAGATAAGGAGGTACGCAAACAACGTCCAGATAAGCTTCATGGTGTGAGTGTCACTATGAAACTCAGACGCAACCCGTACGTTCTCTATGCACTCTCAATACCATTTATCCTCGCAGTCCGCTACAGCGGCGGCGGGCTCTTCCTCTGGGCGGGCTACAACCTCCTGTTCTACTTTGCCCTCCCCCTAGTCTTGGCGTATGCCCTAGGCTTCGAACGGGGGGAGCTGGGGGTTCAGGCGGGCAGGCTTTCTGAGTATCGGTGGGCCCTTTTCCTTTTCATTGCCACCATCCCGCTGAGCCTCTACGGCACGACAATCCCGTCGATGAAGGAGTACTATCCAATATTTGAATACTCGGGACCGCTTGATTTCATCGTCAAGGAGCTGGCCGTTGGGGTCATAATGTTCGCCCACGAGGCGTTTTACAGGGGAATACTACTCTTTCCCCTTGCGAAGAGGAACGAGTGGCTCGGGATTCTGGCGCAGGATGTTCCCTACGCCCTCGTCCACGTTGGAAAGCCAGGCATAGAGGTTCCCTATTCGTTCGTGGCGGGAATAGTCTTCGCCAAGCTCGACCTTCGGGCCGAGAGCTTTCTCCCCAGCTTTCTCCTTCACTGGCTCGGCTCGGTGCTCTTCGACGTCCTATGTGTCCTCCTATAGGCGAAATGGATATTAGGGATCAGTCCCAAGAGACCTTATGCTCGGCGCCGAAGTGTACCTGAAGGGCCGGTACTGGGAGGTTGATCTCCTGCGCGGTATCGGAATAACGATGATGGTGGTCTCAAACTTTGTCACAGACCTCTGGCTCTTCCTCAACTACTCCGGGCACCGTACGTTCTGGTTTTCCTTCGCGGTTGCCACCGCCTCGATATTCGTCTTCACATCGGGTCTCTCATTCTGGATAAGCTATTCCCGAACGGTAAAGAGAAACCCCCAACCATACAGGAAGTATTTCCGACGCTTTCTCAAGCTCTTCGGCCTTGGTATGCTCATAACCCTCGTCACCTCCCTTCTCCCGGGCGAAATGACGATTCATTTTGGAATCCTCCACTTCCTCGGCGTGGCTACCCTG is part of the Thermococcus celericrescens genome and harbors:
- a CDS encoding metal ABC transporter solute-binding protein, Zn/Mn family, with protein sequence MRARGLIITLILLTAAAGLIPFAGASSGKPLIVTSIAPIASIVQDAFGDSVDVVYIIPPGADPHEYQLTASQIELLRKADVIVTTGGHLPVEKKIAELKEEGTITGEALFLDDYKREGFRYLPEHWYNDKDNPHGIWLDPTNALAVAKATEKALESVDPVHSDVYESEYRSFEERVNAIVEAYQALAGKNHTAVIQMPSDQYAIEWLGIKAVASIKPEEEVPAIGVDDLVPTARKADIIVYALDSPDQMKDAAKELAAKSGKPFAEITVFWSDRPYTEVLIENSAAVVKALGGRPGEILPVQRDDVERYVALSLVVGIVLGVALGVILKK
- a CDS encoding DUF4932 domain-containing protein, yielding MKRLWALIILTLFIGAAAPQVTGYNVTERVGVEISPNSELLSVVYYLAFGRSDPFVINRDGYLDEVDSYFASYRNHRAVQMLREHLENTSSISERDLRLYYTEYYLLLCTEPPELQPWGNIGDPWTLDFIEALRDFARESDFMTFYRTHQDYYWEDLGIYENALSLLPMDEFMGRYTDVSNVRFEFLHPFLVAIHGHSFNPVRDGVQIYGAGGMVPLVRRDPQRTAWSYKTARDTMFGLPLNMDYVNNTGLDELIYLGFVYHELGHDITLPGLYANYGDAYALAYLEEAIEGDMPYLARYDIHFWDRTGMIYEGFADGWLDFALSNVDPDYAALAVWLQRAWGEFWIDEVLQLYGKYAAMSVQNSVPLDDYVDEMLVDLRTLIPPENAGKLYSERVPVTPLRAFDRGAVEGRVVVVYGTQNPDPSGVERDRETAEAIAENLRVFYSQWDGTVEVSVKADVNVTDEDMGLNLVLVGGPYSNSLVDELDEGFPLRFVPVGDDHWVLERNPDWEVYSYVLTSNEEDPVITGELGNITGTAVIMAVRNPYNQGNYIVWVAGENRNLTALFQNPTYYLSSYEIWSEKGIEMGFYVQPEASGTS
- a CDS encoding phosphoribosyltransferase yields the protein MKKFPAYLASWDDIERWAKEGAWKILEDGWRPDVIVGLARGGWVAARLYCDYLGVKDLVSLKVEHWGVTATPDGKAKLKYGTSYDLSGKKVLIVDDISDTGESLTLAKNYIEGKGPAEIRVATLLTIRGSRFKPDYYGEEIDWAWIVFPWNFVEDMINLVGNLLEEKEALTTDEIIDLFKELHGMEVPKGKLEEALRMAERRKVFKFREGAWRKA
- the cysS gene encoding cysteine--tRNA ligase, which codes for MAIRVYNTLTKQKEEFRPLRDGEVRMYVCGPTVYDYTHLGHARTYVAFDVIRRYLEHRGYSVLMVMNFTDIDDKIIRRANETGEDPRELAERFLRLFLEDMKALKVKPADVYPRVTEHMDDIIEFVRKLQEKGYAYEGSDGVYFEVQRFKDYGKLSGIKLEELRKGARVEPGEGKKNPEDFALWKKAKPGEPKWESPWGEGRPGWHIECSTMSTKYLGESFDIHGGGNDLIFPHHENEIAQTEACTGHEWVKYWLHTGFLMVNGEKMSKSLGNFVTIREMLERYDPEVIRLFILQRHYRSPLDYTEEGMEHAKNNLERLYNTLENIRVAMERADIAFKWGQEEFEAYEAIRNAREKFYSAMDDDFNTAEALKAVFEASNAVNRYLTKVEKPKESILRKALEFFRIVSEVFGIFEDYFRQQRAGEEEALIQLLIDVRAQLRKERNFALADRIRAELREMGIQLEDTPQGTVWKRVKV
- a CDS encoding FKBP-type peptidyl-prolyl cis-trans isomerase gives rise to the protein MMKVQKGDVIRLHYTGKVKETGEVFDTTYEEVAKEAGIYNENGIYGPVPIAVGAGHVLSGLDEQLEGLEVGKKYEIIVPPEKGFGKRDPKLIKTFTLGQFRRQGIYPFPGMPIEIETEGGRKLKGRVLTVSGGRVRVDFNHPYAGKHLIYEAEVVEKIEDPIEKVKALIELRMPRVDTGKVIIEVGEKDVTVDFSNAGLDRNTLVLGEILLESDLKFIGYEEVNFKPGVDELLKPPEEKSEEVVELEEEVSEPLVEKTEEGETKVEEKEVAEAEEPSSEKAEETEAAEKKEETEKKTKKKTTRKSTSRKSTKGRKTRRTTTKKTTSKKKTKAAEEKKGESTAEDSE
- the mrtA gene encoding CPBP family archaeomyxosortase MrtA yields the protein MKLRRNPYVLYALSIPFILAVRYSGGGLFLWAGYNLLFYFALPLVLAYALGFERGELGVQAGRLSEYRWALFLFIATIPLSLYGTTIPSMKEYYPIFEYSGPLDFIVKELAVGVIMFAHEAFYRGILLFPLAKRNEWLGILAQDVPYALVHVGKPGIEVPYSFVAGIVFAKLDLRAESFLPSFLLHWLGSVLFDVLCVLL
- a CDS encoding heparan-alpha-glucosaminide N-acetyltransferase, producing MLGAEVYLKGRYWEVDLLRGIGITMMVVSNFVTDLWLFLNYSGHRTFWFSFAVATASIFVFTSGLSFWISYSRTVKRNPQPYRKYFRRFLKLFGLGMLITLVTSLLPGEMTIHFGILHFLGVATLLAVPFYRFSRKNVFWAFFFLFGHLLVSNLHDGLWLLPLGITPENYFAPDYFPIFPWFGVYLLGMTAGSVFYPGGTRKMHLSLPQSPAIHFITFAGRHTLVIYLLHQPVLVGLLRLIHGPIPGLPI